CCTCGGCACGCACAAAGGCCTGACTGAGCAGTGATTCGAATAGTCTCACTGAGGGCTCTTCGGCGCGGCTTTCTATGGTGGTCTGACGAAAATCATCAAACTTGAGCTTTACCACCAGCTTATGAATACGACGACCCGAAGCGCTGCGGCCAAGACGACGATTGAGCTCAGGAATGAGTGATGAAAGTACATCCAGACAGGCCTCACGGGTATGCAAGTCTTTGGGCAGTGTGGTCTCCACCCCTACGGACTTTCGCTCACGATGGGAGACGATGGCCCGCTCATCCCGGCCGTGTGCCCTCTCATACAAAACGGCACCGAATTTACCAAAGTGCTCTGTCAGCAGCGTCTGCGGCACCTGCTGTACATCGGCGCAGGTTTTAAGTCCCAGCGCATTGAGCTTTTCTTCGGTGACCTTACCGACACCGGGGATCTTCCCCAGGGACAAGGCTCTGACGAAGTGCATCAGGGTATCGGGCGACACCACATACTGACCATTGGGCTTATTAAGATCCGAAGCGACCTTGGCAACAAACTTGATAGGACTCACGCCCGCCGAAGCCGTCAGGCCGGTTTCTTTGAATATGTCACTGCGAATCGCCTCGGCAATACGGGTGGCCGAGCCCTGATACAAGCTGCAGTCACTCACATCCAGATAGGCTTCATCCAGCGACAGAGGCTCAATAAGGGAGGTATAACGACTGAAGATTTCGCGTATTTGTTGCGAAACGGCCTTGTACACTTCCATCCGGCCGGGAACCAGGATCAGATTCGGGCAC
This portion of the Shewanella amazonensis SB2B genome encodes:
- the dinB gene encoding DNA polymerase IV gives rise to the protein MRKIIHIDMDCYFAAVEMRDFPQYRGKPLAVGGSSDRRGVISTCNYEARAFGVRSAMASAYALKLCPNLILVPGRMEVYKAVSQQIREIFSRYTSLIEPLSLDEAYLDVSDCSLYQGSATRIAEAIRSDIFKETGLTASAGVSPIKFVAKVASDLNKPNGQYVVSPDTLMHFVRALSLGKIPGVGKVTEEKLNALGLKTCADVQQVPQTLLTEHFGKFGAVLYERAHGRDERAIVSHRERKSVGVETTLPKDLHTREACLDVLSSLIPELNRRLGRSASGRRIHKLVVKLKFDDFRQTTIESRAEEPSVRLFESLLSQAFVRAEGRGIRLVGIAAGLVCRSEAEQEGSAQLALSL